CGAAGCCAACGTAGTCGTCCGGCAGCACGTCGCCGTACGCACTCCACCAGCCCTTCTGCCGCGCCTGTCGGAGCAACCCGGTCAGCGACTCACGCTCCCCCTCGGAGGCGTCGTAGAGGTCGAGCAAGGACTGCATGTCCTTGGGCATCACCCGGGAGTGCCCGAGTTCGAAGCGGATCACCTTGGTCCGGTGCCAGCCCAGGATCTTGGCCACTTCCTCCGCCGTACGCCCGGTCCGGTCGCGTAGCCGACGAAGCTCGCGACGGAGCCGACGTGCTCGGATCGTCGGACTGGGCACCTGAGCCATCGCAGCCACCTCCACCAGGAGTCATCGATTCTTACCACACGGCTAAAAAAGAGTTCAAGCATCTCCGTCAGTAAACACAACGTTGCATTTTCTCTCCTCACGACGCAGACTGTCGGTAAGCGGTAGCACACAGAGCGGAAGGGGTGGGAGTGGACAGCAACGGATCTTCGTGCCGGAGGGTGCCCGGTGGCGGGTTCCAGGAGGAACTGGCTGCCGTGCTCGACCGGGCGGACGTCTCCGAGCAGGTGCGGGCCGCCGTCGCACACGCGCTGACCCGACGGGACCCGCTCTCGTCGTACGTCGAATCGTTGGTGGGCCGGTATGCGACCGAGCGGGAGCGGCGCTCGGGTCCGCCGCTGGTTCCCGCCTCGGTCGCGGACGCGCACCGACGGTGGACCCTGCACCTGAGTTACCTCGCCGACGACCTGCAGGCGGCCCGGGAGCAGGCGGTGGTCTACACGGAAGGGCTGATGATCCTGCGCCCGGAGCTACCCGGCGACGCCGCGCTGCTCTCTCGTGCCGACGCCTGGAACCAGGTCGAGCCGCTCTTCTGCGGCCTGCCCGGCCCGGACGGCGAGGTCTGCGCCGACGTCACCGGTCATCCCGGCTTCCACAGCGCAGCCGGCCTCGGCGGACTCTGCTGGGGCCACGGCGACACCCCGACCACGTCCTGACCGATGAGGATGCCAGCGGACGAACATCACCGATACGAGATCAGTCCTGACGGATTTCTCTCGATCAGGCTGCCGTCAGGGTTCACCGATGCGGTGATCGCGACCCGGTTGACGGTCTGGTTGGCCGCCGCCGGCCTGTCGGCGGACCGGATCGCCCAGGCCGTCGGGTTGGCGATCCCCGGCCGGGACGGTGGTGTCGGCGGACGGATTCCCGACCTGGTCGTGTGGAGCAAGGGCCAGGCCGACGGGGTGTGGCTGCCGGTCACCGACGTACGGCTCGTCGTCGAGATCGTCTCCCCCGGTTCCGAGGGCGTCGACACGGTGACCAAGCGCAACGAGTACGCCTTCGCCGGCATCCCGCAGTACTGGCTGGTGGAGCAGGACTCGACGCAGACCGTCACCATGCACCGGCTGGTCGGCGACCGGTACGTGACGCACGCCAGCATGCCGCTCGCCTGGCTGCTCAACACCGCCCCGGCCGAACACGACCTCGACTGAGCGCGGAGGTGTCGGTGCCCGCTCGTAGAATTCGCGGATGGTCTCCCCCACCGACGTGAGCGACCCCGCCGTGAACGACCCCGCCGTGAACGATCCCGCCGTGAGCGACCCCGGCACGACCGGCGCCGACGCCAGCGACCCCGGCACCGGCGGCCCGACAGCGGCGCTGGACACCCTGCGGCGGGTCTTCGGCTACGACGAGTTCCGGGGCTTCCAGGCCGAGGTCATCGACCACGTGGTGGCCGGCGGGGATGCCCTGGTGCTGATGCCCACCGGCGGCGGCAAGTCGCTGTGCTACCAGATCCCGGCGCTGGTCCGCGACGGCGTCGCGGTGGTGGTCTCGCCGCTGATCGCGCTGATGCAGGACCAGGTCGACGCCCTGCGCGCGGTCGGGGTGAAGGCCGGGTTCCTCAACTCGACGCTGGACCTGGACACCCGGCGGCTGGTCGAGGCGGAGTTCGTCGCCGGTGAGATCGACCTGCTCTACCTCGCCCCGGAGGCGCTGGGCAGCCAGGCCACCCTCCGGCTGCTGGAGCGGGGCCGGATCGCGCTGTTCGCCATCGACGAGGCGCACTGTGTGTCGCAGTGGGGGCACGACTTCCGCCCCGACTACCTGACCCTGTCGATGCTGCACGAGCGCTGGCCGGACGTCCCCCGGATCGCCCTGACCGCCACCGCGACCAGCGCCACCCGGGCCGAGATCGCCACCCGGCTCCAGCTCACCGAGGCCCGGCACTTCGTGGCCAGCTTCGACCGGCCCAACATCCAGTACCGGATCGTGCCGAAGCGGGAGCCACGCAAGCAGCTGTTGGCGCTGCTGCGCGACGAGCACCCCGGCGACGCGGGGATCGTCTACTGCCTGTCCCGGGCCTCGGTGGACAAGACCGCCGAGTTCCTGGTCGCCAACGGGGTGGCCGCGCTGCCGTACCACGCGGGGTTGGACGCGGCGACCCGGGCCCGCAACCAGCAGCGGTTCCTGCGGGAGGACGGCCTGGTCATGGTGGCCACGATCGCCTTCGGGATGGGCATCGACAAGCCGGACGTCCGCTTCGTGGCCCACCTGGACCTGCCCAAGTCGGTCGAGGGCTACTACCAGGAGACCGGGCGGGCCGGCCGGGACGGGTTGCCGTCGACCGCCTGGCTGGCCTACGGGCTGCAGGACGTGGTCCAGCAGCGCAAGATGATCGACACCTCCGAGGGCGACCTGGCCCACCGGCGTAACCTCGCCGCGCACCTGGACGCCATGCTGGCGCTCTGCGAGACGGTCCGCTGCCGCCGGGGCCAACTGCTGGAGTACTTCGGCCAGCCGGCGACGGTGGCCTGCGGCAACTGTGACACCTGCCTGGAGCCGCCGGAGTCCTGGGACGGCACGGTGGCCGCGCAGAAGCTGCTCTCCACGGTGTTCCGGCTGGACCGCGAGCGCAACCAGCGCTTCGGCGCGGGGCACTGCGTGGACATCCTGCTCGGCAAGCAGAACGACAAGGTCACCCAGTTCCGGCACGACCAGCTGAGCGTCTTCGGCATCGGCACCGAGCTGCGGGACACCGAGTGGCGCGGGGTGGTCCGGCAGCTGCTCGCCGAGGGGCTGCTGGCCGTGGAGGGTGACTACGGCACCCTGGCGTTGACCGAGGCCAGCGCCGAGGTGCTGGGTCGCCGCCGGACGGTGATGATGCGCCGGGAGCCGGAGAAGCCGGTCCGCACCGCCAAGCCGCGCGGGTCGGCCACCGTCGTCGCCGAGCTGCCGGCCGGGGCCGCGCCGGTCTTCGAGCGGCTGCGGGCGTGGCGGGCGGCGACCGCCAAGGAACAGGGCGTACCGGCGTACGTGATCTTCCACGACGCCACCCTGCGGCAGATCGCCGCCGACGCCCCGACCTCCCTCGCGCAGCTGGCCACGATCAGCGGCGTCGGCGAGAACAAGCTGGCCAAGTACGGTGAGCCGATTCTCGCCGTGCTCGCCGAGGGTGATCACGCCGGCTGACCGTGGCTTGATCAGCTTTACTATCCTGCCCGCCATGCGACGCCGACAGCTCATCACCGCCACCCTGCTCACCCTCGGCCTGGCCGCCGCCGGCTGTGGAAGCAGCGACGGGGGTGCCGCGCCCGACGGGGGTGGTGACGGCGGCGCAGCGGAGACCGGCTCGTTCGTCGACCGGCTCGCCCTGCTGCCCGGCGCGGTGGCCCAGGGCGACGGCGGCATCCTGGTCACCATGGCCGACATCGAGGCGGCGGCGCGGGCGGCCGGGGTGAGTCCGCCCAGCGGCCCCGAGGACCAGGCGGCGGTGAGCGCCTACGTCAACGCGCTGACGAGCACGGGCACCCCCGGTGGGCCCACGCCGGCGGTGGCCGCCCTGTTGCCGCAGGGGGTCGGTCGGGGCGCGCTCGCCCGGGCCGGGGAGTTCCAGGCCGAGTTGGGCTGGTCGGTGCTGGACCTACGCTGGTTCGTGGAGTACCCGACCGCCCCGAGACCGCTCACCGTGGCCGGTGGCACCTTCACCACGGAACGACTCAGCGCCGCCATGGGCGAGGCCGACGGCGGGCGGTGGCGGGTCGGCGACGGCGAGGACCTGTCGATCGACCCGGGCGCACGCACCGTCGCCCGCCCGCTGGGCCAGCCGCTGACGCTCGCCCTGGACTCGGGCCGGCTCTACGTCTCCCCCGTCTCCGGGCACGTCCAGGCGGCGGTCGGGTCCACCGGCGACACCCTGGCCGACCTGCCCGAACTGCGGGCGCTGGCCGGGGCGATGGACACCCAGGGCGCGTACGCGACGATGCTCAGCGCCCGGGACAACTACCGGGGCGGCGGCGACAACCCGCTGCGCCCGTTCACCGGGGTCGCCACCGGGCTGGCCCACGACGGCGGGCCGGTCCTGCTGCTGGCCTACGCGCACGCCGACGCCGGCAACGCCGAGGCCAACGCGACCGCGCTGCGGACCCTGCTCACCGAGGGCAGCTCGGCGAGGACCCGTCAGCCCTGGTCGGAGTTGCTCTCCGTCACCGACATCACGGTCGACGGCAGCACGGTGGTGGCCCGGTTGACCCTGGGTCAGAGCCACCCCCAGCTCGCCTGGCAGCTGCTGACCAGCCGCGACTCCCTGGTCCAGCACGGCGGCTGACGGCTCGGGCACTCAGGCTTCGGTCTCCGTGCCGGTGAGGGCCTGGATGATCGCCTCGGCGGTGCGGCGGCCCACCCCGGGAACCTCGGTGATCTCCTCCACGGTGGCCGCCGAGAGCCGTTTAAGCGAGCCGAAGTGCCGCAGCAGCGCCTGCCGGCGCACCTCGCCGAGGCCGGCCACGCCGTCCAGCGCCGAGGC
Above is a window of Micromonospora yangpuensis DNA encoding:
- a CDS encoding Uma2 family endonuclease produces the protein MPADEHHRYEISPDGFLSIRLPSGFTDAVIATRLTVWLAAAGLSADRIAQAVGLAIPGRDGGVGGRIPDLVVWSKGQADGVWLPVTDVRLVVEIVSPGSEGVDTVTKRNEYAFAGIPQYWLVEQDSTQTVTMHRLVGDRYVTHASMPLAWLLNTAPAEHDLD
- the recQ gene encoding DNA helicase RecQ, yielding MVSPTDVSDPAVNDPAVNDPAVSDPGTTGADASDPGTGGPTAALDTLRRVFGYDEFRGFQAEVIDHVVAGGDALVLMPTGGGKSLCYQIPALVRDGVAVVVSPLIALMQDQVDALRAVGVKAGFLNSTLDLDTRRLVEAEFVAGEIDLLYLAPEALGSQATLRLLERGRIALFAIDEAHCVSQWGHDFRPDYLTLSMLHERWPDVPRIALTATATSATRAEIATRLQLTEARHFVASFDRPNIQYRIVPKREPRKQLLALLRDEHPGDAGIVYCLSRASVDKTAEFLVANGVAALPYHAGLDAATRARNQQRFLREDGLVMVATIAFGMGIDKPDVRFVAHLDLPKSVEGYYQETGRAGRDGLPSTAWLAYGLQDVVQQRKMIDTSEGDLAHRRNLAAHLDAMLALCETVRCRRGQLLEYFGQPATVACGNCDTCLEPPESWDGTVAAQKLLSTVFRLDRERNQRFGAGHCVDILLGKQNDKVTQFRHDQLSVFGIGTELRDTEWRGVVRQLLAEGLLAVEGDYGTLALTEASAEVLGRRRTVMMRREPEKPVRTAKPRGSATVVAELPAGAAPVFERLRAWRAATAKEQGVPAYVIFHDATLRQIAADAPTSLAQLATISGVGENKLAKYGEPILAVLAEGDHAG